The sequence GAGTATTCAATCTCGCATCTAGACGATAATAATCGTTTTCAGCATATAAAATACCAGATTTTTTATAAATTAATTCCGCAAAGAATTTATAAATTTCATTTGATATCATCAGAATATTCCCATGACTAAATCGATTTTATTAAATAGGATATCACTAGTAAAAGGCTTCATAATATATTCACTTGCACCTAAACTCATTGCCTTTTTAATATAATCAGGTTTATTTTCAGTAGTCATCACCATGATTGGTGCTTGAGTTAAACTTTCTTTCTGATTGGCCTCTAAAAATTCAGGACCGTTCATATTTGGCATATTCCAATCAAGAAGAACTAAGTCAATTTTTTCATTATTTTTAATATGTTCAACTGCCTTTAGTCCATCTTCGGCCCATAAACTTTCGTGCCCACCTTCGTTGAGCATTTCTGAAACCATCATGTATATGGCCTTTGAATCATCAACAACTAAAACTCTCATATATTGAAACCCCTCATTAAGCTGCTAATAAAGTTAGAACTTTTGAATAATTATCTTCAAGTCCATCATTTGTTGCTTGCTTACCCTTTAAATTTTCTTTAATTTTTTTGAGAATGTCTACTGTTTGCACAACGACTTCTGTTTTATTTGAAAACCAAGACCTAATGTCTTTTTCTGTCTTATCAAATAAATTTTCGAGAACAGATTCCCAT is a genomic window of Halobacteriovoraceae bacterium containing:
- a CDS encoding response regulator transcription factor, which produces MRVLVVDDSKAIYMMVSEMLNEGGHESLWAEDGLKAVEHIKNNEKIDLVLLDWNMPNMNGPEFLEANQKESLTQAPIMVMTTENKPDYIKKAMSLGASEYIMKPFTSDILFNKIDLVMGIF